One stretch of Echeneis naucrates chromosome 11, fEcheNa1.1, whole genome shotgun sequence DNA includes these proteins:
- the lypla2 gene encoding acyl-protein thioesterase 2: MCGNNMSVPLIAEAVTVSGSDKDTAAVIFLHGLGDSGHGWADTLKEIKLPHVKFICPNAPKIPVTLNMRATMPAWFDLMGLSPDSQEDESGIKKAAENIKAIIEHEVKNGIPPNRIMLGGFSQGGALSLYTALTCQHQLAGVVALSCWLPLHKTFPSAASSGKNFPILQCHGEMDMVIPVQYGAMTAEKLKSIVNPQMITFKTYPGLPHSSSSLEMAVVKEFIEKHLPGI, from the exons ATGTGTGGCAACAACATGTCTGTGCCGCTGATCGCCGAGGCCGTGACGGTGTCCGGGAGCGACAAGGATACCGCGGCG GTGATCTTCCTTCATGGGCTGGGAGACTCAGG GCATGGGTGGGCTGACACGTTAAAGGAGATCAAGCTGCCTCACGTCAAGTTCATTTGTCCCAATGC ACCGAAAATCCCTGTCACTCTCAACATGAGGGCGACAATGCCAGCATG GTTTGACCTCATGGGTCTCAGCCCCGACTCCCAAGAGGACGAATCTGGAATCAAGAAGGCAGCAGAAAACA TCAAGGCCATCATCGAACATGAGGTCAAAAACGGGATTCCTCCAAACCGTATAATGCTCGGTGGCTTCTCTCAG GGTGGGGCCTTGTCCTTGTATACCGCTTTGACCTGCCAGCATCAGTTGGCCGGTGTTGTAGCCCTCAGTTGCTGGTTACCACTTCACAAGACTTTCCCATCG GCAGCAAGCAGTGGCAAGAATTTCCCGATCCTGCAATGCCATGGTGAGATGGACATGGTGATTCCCGTGCAGTATGGTGCCATGACAGCAGAAAAACTCAAATCCATAGTTAACCCTCAGATGATCACCTTCAAAACCTACCCAGGGCTCCCTCACAGCTCCTCCTCTCTG